The Candidatus Tanganyikabacteria bacterium genome has a window encoding:
- a CDS encoding chromosome segregation protein SMC, with protein FEREDARASELRAKQGALTVEREGIEVRIADISGQKKAVFMEAFEQISGYFADIFSELAGGTAKLTLEDPQDPFAGGLIIHAQPPGSRVYRLEAMSGGEKSLTALAFLFAIQRTQPAPFYALDEVDHALDGVNDERLARMIGRQAQHAQMIVISHRKPMIQNSDQAIGVHARPDGSTRVTGIRWGQGHARAVGE; from the coding sequence AGTTCGAGCGCGAAGATGCCCGCGCGTCGGAACTCCGCGCGAAGCAAGGAGCCCTCACGGTCGAGCGCGAGGGCATCGAGGTGCGCATCGCCGACATCAGCGGCCAGAAGAAGGCCGTCTTCATGGAAGCCTTCGAGCAGATCTCCGGCTACTTCGCCGACATCTTCTCGGAGCTGGCCGGCGGCACCGCCAAGCTGACGCTCGAGGATCCGCAGGATCCCTTCGCCGGCGGCCTCATCATCCACGCCCAGCCCCCGGGCAGCCGCGTGTACCGCCTGGAAGCCATGAGCGGCGGCGAGAAGTCCCTGACGGCCCTTGCCTTCCTGTTCGCCATCCAGCGCACCCAGCCGGCGCCCTTCTACGCCCTCGACGAGGTCGATCATGCCCTCGACGGCGTCAACGACGAGCGCCTGGCCCGCATGATCGGCCGGCAGGCGCAGCACGCCCAGATGATCGTCATCTCGCACCGTAAGCCGATGATCCAGAACTCCGACCAGGCAATCGGCGTCCACGCCCGCCCTGACGGCTCCACGCGCGTCACCGGCATCCGCTGGGGCCAGGGCCATGCCAGGGCGGTCGGGGAGTAG